From a single Arachis hypogaea cultivar Tifrunner chromosome 3, arahy.Tifrunner.gnm2.J5K5, whole genome shotgun sequence genomic region:
- the LOC112734803 gene encoding probable LRR receptor-like serine/threonine-protein kinase At1g67720 isoform X7, translating to MLSCFTSMDLFSLFLSIILLMLTPLSVSQLEEFVSIDCGGKSNYTDGSTGLSWISDSDKMHHGTPVEVEDAPNGGTMVQYRTRRDFPIDSKKQCYTLSTVERRRYLVRATFQYGMLKNGGTYPQFQLYLDATKWATISIYDAKRVYIEEMIIRAPTNSIDVCMCCATTGSPFISTLELRPLNLSMYATDYEDNYYLKVAARINFGAPSEASLRYPDDPYDRIWDSDLARRQNFLVGVAPGTERISTTRNIDIGTREYPPVRVMQTAVVGTKGVLSYRLNLEDFPANARAYAYFAEIEDLGKNEVRKFKLKQPYIPDYSNAVVNIAENVNGSYILYEPSYMNVSLDFVLSFNFVATPDSTRGPLLNAMEISKYVRIASKTDRQDSTVVNALRSASAESLQMNEGDPCVPTPWEWINCSATTPPRISKIVLSRRNLTGEIPPELNNMDALTELWLDGNSLTGTLPDMSNLINLKIVFIQNNSFSGEIPARLISGKFVFNYDGNIGLHRGSKKHFKLILGISIGVLAILLLLFIGVSAHKSTKPSTAYSLVRGNLTDEGTTCYIALSDLKEATDDFSKKIGKGSFGSVYYGRMKDGKEVAVKTMTDSSSHGNRQFVNEVALLSRIHHRNLVPLIGYCEEEYQHILVYEYMHNGTLRDHLHEPSKQKNLDWLSRLRIAEDAAKGLEYLHRGCNPSIIHRDVKTSNILLDINMRAKVSDFGLSRLAEEDLTHISSIARGTIGYLDPEYYANQQLTEKSDVYSFGVVLLELISGRKPVSPEDYGDDMNIVHWARPLIRKGDVMRMIDPCIAGNAKIESIWRVVEIAMQCVQQHGASRPRMQEVILAIQDATKIEIEAQNKLKSTSSSSTSGKPQSSRKTLLTSFLEIESPDSSSGCIPSAR from the exons ATGTTGTCTTGCTTTACCTCTATGGATTTATTTTCTCTCTTCCTGAGTATAATACTTCTTATGCTGACTCCACTTTCTGTTTCACAACTTGAAG AATTTGTTAGCATTGATTGTGGAGGGAAAAGTAACTACACTGATGGAAGCACAGGGTTGTCATGGATTTCAGACTCTGACAAGATGCACCATGGAACTCCAGTGGAAGTAGAAGATGCTCCAAATGGAGGAACCATGGTTCAGTATCGAACGCGCCGAGACTTTCCCATTGACAGCAAGAAACAATGTTACACACTAAGCACAGTTGAGAGAAGAAGGTATCTTGTTAGAGCAACATTTCAATATGGAATGCTGAAAAATGGAGGCACATACCCTCAGTTTCAGCTCTATTTGGATGCAACAAAATGGGCCACTATCTCTATATATGATGCTAAAAGAGTGTATATTGAAGAAATGATTATAAGGGCACCCACAAATTCCATTGATGTTTGCATGTGTTGTGCCACAACTggttctccttttatatctacTCTTGAGCTTAGACCCTTGAATCTTTCTATGTATGCCACTGATTATGAGGATAACTACTACTTGAAAGTAGCTGCAAGAATCAATTTTGGTGCTCCAAGTGAGGCATCTCTCAG GTACCCGGATGATCCATATGATAGAATTTGGGATTCTGATCTAGCTAGAAGGCAAAATTTTCTTGTAGGGGTGGCACCCGGAACAGAGAGAATTAGTACTACAAGGAACATAGATATAGGGACAAGAGAGTATCCGCCTGTTAGAGTTATGCAAACTGCAGTTGTTGGCACAAAAGGAGTACTTAGCTATAgattgaatttagaggatttccCTGCCAATGCTCGCGCATACGCGTATTTCGCAGAAATTGAAGATCTTGGTAAAAATGAGGTTCGAAAATTCAAGTTGAAGCAGCCTTATATACCTGACTATAGCAATGCAGTTGTTAACATTGCTGAGAATGTCAATGGTAGCTACATTCTTTATGAACCAAGTTACATGAATGTGAGTCTGGATTTTGTTCTGTCATTCAACTTTGTTGCAACCCCGGATTCTACTCGAGGACCTCTCCTTAATGCAATGGAAATAAGCAAATATGTACGGATTGCTTCAAAGACTGACAGGCAAGATT CAACTGTTGTAAATGCATTGCGATCGGCGTCTGCTGAAAGTTTGCAAATGAATGAAGGTGATCCTTGTGTTCCAACTCCCTGGGAGTGGATAAATTGCAGTGCCACTACACCTCCAAGAATTTCAAAAAT AGTTCTATCAAGAAGGAATTTGACAGGTGAAATCCCACCTGAACTGAATAACATGGATGCTTTGACAGAGTT GTGGTTAGATGGAAACTCACTTACAGGAACACTACCTGACATGAGCAATCTTATAAATCTAAAGATTGT GTTCATACAGAATAATTCCTTTAGTGGGGAAATACCAGCAAGATTAATATCTGGAAAATTTGTTTTCAA CTATGATGGAAATATTGGACTACATAGAGGGAGCAAGAAGCATTTCAAGTTGATACTTGGAATTTCAATTGGAGTACTAGCAATTCTATTACTATTGTTCATAG GTGTTTCTGCACACAAAAGCACTAAACCTTCAACTGCATATTCATTGGTTCGAGGAAATTTAACGGATGAAGGTACCACTTGCTATATAGCACTCTCAGATTTGAAAGAAGCTACTGATGATTTTTCGAAGAAAATTGGCAAAGGAAGCTTTGGATCTGTTTATTATGGGAGAATGAAAGATGGAAAAGAGGTTGCAGTTAAGACTATGACTGATTCATCCAGCCATGGGAACCGCCAATTTGTTAATGAG GTAGCCCTCTTATCAAGAATTCATCACAGGAACTTGGTTCCTCTGATTGGATACTGTGAAGAAGAATATCAGCATATTCTGGTTTATGAGTATATGCACAATGGCACTTTAAGGGATCACCTTCATG AACCTTCCAAGCAAAAGAACTTAGACTGGCTAAGTCGACTTCGAATTGCAGAAGATGCAGCCAAAG GTCTTGAATACTTGCACAGAGGATGCAATCCCAGCATCATTCACCGAGATGTAAAGACCAGCAATATTCTTTTAGACATCAATATGAGAGCAAAAGTGTCAGATTTTGGACTCTCTAGGCTAGCCGAAGAAGATTTAACTCACATATCAAGCATTGCAAGGGGAACCATAGGTTACCTCGATCCTGA GTACTATGCAAATCAACAGTTGACAGAAAAGAGTGATGTGTATAGTTTTGGAGTTGTTCTTCTAGAACTGATATCTGGAAGAAAGCCTGTGTCACCAGAAGATTATGGTGATGATATGAATATTGTTCACTGG GCAAGACCTTTAATCCGAAAAGGCGATGTGATGAGGATGATTGACCCTTGTATAGCAGGGAATGCGAAGATTGAATCCATTTGGAGGGTTGTTGAGATTGCAATGCAATGTGTGCAACAGCATGGTGCATCAAGGCCAAGGATGCAAGAAGTCATTTTGGCTATACAAGATGCTACCAAGATTGAAatagaagcacaaaataagctaaaatcaacatcatcatcatcaacttcAGGAAAACCACAGTCTTCTAGGAAAACTTTACTCACAAGCTTTCTTGAAATTGAGAGTCCTGACTCCTCAAGTGGCTGCATCCCATCAGCAAGATAA
- the LOC112734803 gene encoding probable LRR receptor-like serine/threonine-protein kinase At1g67720 isoform X2, protein MLSCFTSMDLFSLFLSIILLMLTPLSVSQLEEFVSIDCGGKSNYTDGSTGLSWISDSDKMHHGTPVEVEDAPNGGTMVQYRTRRDFPIDSKKQCYTLSTVERRRYLVRATFQYGMLKNGGTYPQFQLYLDATKWATISIYDAKRVYIEEMIIRAPTNSIDVCMCCATTGSPFISTLELRPLNLSMYATDYEDNYYLKVAARINFGAPSEASLRYPDDPYDRIWDSDLARRQNFLVGVAPGTERISTTRNIDIGTREYPPVRVMQTAVVGTKGVLSYRLNLEDFPANARAYAYFAEIEDLGKNEVRKFKLKQPYIPDYSNAVVNIAENVNGSYILYEPSYMNVSLDFVLSFNFVATPDSTRGPLLNAMEISKYVRIASKTDRQDSTVVNALRSASAESLQMNEGDPCVPTPWEWINCSATTPPRISKIVLSRRNLTGEIPPELNNMDALTELWLDGNSLTGTLPDMSNLINLKIVHLENNKLTGPLPSYLGSLPSLQALFIQNNSFSGEIPARLISGKFVFNYDGNIGLHRGSKKHFKLILGISIGVLAILLLLFIGTLLLLLQRRKSQTRQKGVSAHKSTKPSTAYSLVRGNLTDEGTTCYIALSDLKEATDDFSKKIGKGSFGSVYYGRMKDGKEVAVKTMTDSSSHGNRQFVNEVALLSRIHHRNLVPLIGYCEEEYQHILVYEYMHNGTLRDHLHEPSKQKNLDWLSRLRIAEDAAKGLEYLHRGCNPSIIHRDVKTSNILLDINMRAKVSDFGLSRLAEEDLTHISSIARGTIGYLDPEYYANQQLTEKSDVYSFGVVLLELISGRKPVSPEDYGDDMNIVHWARPLIRKGDVMRMIDPCIAGNAKIESIWRVVEIAMQCVQQHGASRPRMQEVILAIQDATKIEIEAQNKLKSTSSSSTSGKPQSSRKTLLTSFLEIESPDSSSGCIPSAR, encoded by the exons ATGTTGTCTTGCTTTACCTCTATGGATTTATTTTCTCTCTTCCTGAGTATAATACTTCTTATGCTGACTCCACTTTCTGTTTCACAACTTGAAG AATTTGTTAGCATTGATTGTGGAGGGAAAAGTAACTACACTGATGGAAGCACAGGGTTGTCATGGATTTCAGACTCTGACAAGATGCACCATGGAACTCCAGTGGAAGTAGAAGATGCTCCAAATGGAGGAACCATGGTTCAGTATCGAACGCGCCGAGACTTTCCCATTGACAGCAAGAAACAATGTTACACACTAAGCACAGTTGAGAGAAGAAGGTATCTTGTTAGAGCAACATTTCAATATGGAATGCTGAAAAATGGAGGCACATACCCTCAGTTTCAGCTCTATTTGGATGCAACAAAATGGGCCACTATCTCTATATATGATGCTAAAAGAGTGTATATTGAAGAAATGATTATAAGGGCACCCACAAATTCCATTGATGTTTGCATGTGTTGTGCCACAACTggttctccttttatatctacTCTTGAGCTTAGACCCTTGAATCTTTCTATGTATGCCACTGATTATGAGGATAACTACTACTTGAAAGTAGCTGCAAGAATCAATTTTGGTGCTCCAAGTGAGGCATCTCTCAG GTACCCGGATGATCCATATGATAGAATTTGGGATTCTGATCTAGCTAGAAGGCAAAATTTTCTTGTAGGGGTGGCACCCGGAACAGAGAGAATTAGTACTACAAGGAACATAGATATAGGGACAAGAGAGTATCCGCCTGTTAGAGTTATGCAAACTGCAGTTGTTGGCACAAAAGGAGTACTTAGCTATAgattgaatttagaggatttccCTGCCAATGCTCGCGCATACGCGTATTTCGCAGAAATTGAAGATCTTGGTAAAAATGAGGTTCGAAAATTCAAGTTGAAGCAGCCTTATATACCTGACTATAGCAATGCAGTTGTTAACATTGCTGAGAATGTCAATGGTAGCTACATTCTTTATGAACCAAGTTACATGAATGTGAGTCTGGATTTTGTTCTGTCATTCAACTTTGTTGCAACCCCGGATTCTACTCGAGGACCTCTCCTTAATGCAATGGAAATAAGCAAATATGTACGGATTGCTTCAAAGACTGACAGGCAAGATT CAACTGTTGTAAATGCATTGCGATCGGCGTCTGCTGAAAGTTTGCAAATGAATGAAGGTGATCCTTGTGTTCCAACTCCCTGGGAGTGGATAAATTGCAGTGCCACTACACCTCCAAGAATTTCAAAAAT AGTTCTATCAAGAAGGAATTTGACAGGTGAAATCCCACCTGAACTGAATAACATGGATGCTTTGACAGAGTT GTGGTTAGATGGAAACTCACTTACAGGAACACTACCTGACATGAGCAATCTTATAAATCTAAAGATTGT CCATTTAGAAAACAACAAATTGACTGGTCCTCTACCATCTTACCTGGGTAGTTTGCCAAGTTTACAAGCACT GTTCATACAGAATAATTCCTTTAGTGGGGAAATACCAGCAAGATTAATATCTGGAAAATTTGTTTTCAA CTATGATGGAAATATTGGACTACATAGAGGGAGCAAGAAGCATTTCAAGTTGATACTTGGAATTTCAATTGGAGTACTAGCAATTCTATTACTATTGTTCATAGGTACTTTGTTACTACTGCTGCAGAGAAGGAAATCTCAAACGAGACAAAAAG GTGTTTCTGCACACAAAAGCACTAAACCTTCAACTGCATATTCATTGGTTCGAGGAAATTTAACGGATGAAGGTACCACTTGCTATATAGCACTCTCAGATTTGAAAGAAGCTACTGATGATTTTTCGAAGAAAATTGGCAAAGGAAGCTTTGGATCTGTTTATTATGGGAGAATGAAAGATGGAAAAGAGGTTGCAGTTAAGACTATGACTGATTCATCCAGCCATGGGAACCGCCAATTTGTTAATGAG GTAGCCCTCTTATCAAGAATTCATCACAGGAACTTGGTTCCTCTGATTGGATACTGTGAAGAAGAATATCAGCATATTCTGGTTTATGAGTATATGCACAATGGCACTTTAAGGGATCACCTTCATG AACCTTCCAAGCAAAAGAACTTAGACTGGCTAAGTCGACTTCGAATTGCAGAAGATGCAGCCAAAG GTCTTGAATACTTGCACAGAGGATGCAATCCCAGCATCATTCACCGAGATGTAAAGACCAGCAATATTCTTTTAGACATCAATATGAGAGCAAAAGTGTCAGATTTTGGACTCTCTAGGCTAGCCGAAGAAGATTTAACTCACATATCAAGCATTGCAAGGGGAACCATAGGTTACCTCGATCCTGA GTACTATGCAAATCAACAGTTGACAGAAAAGAGTGATGTGTATAGTTTTGGAGTTGTTCTTCTAGAACTGATATCTGGAAGAAAGCCTGTGTCACCAGAAGATTATGGTGATGATATGAATATTGTTCACTGG GCAAGACCTTTAATCCGAAAAGGCGATGTGATGAGGATGATTGACCCTTGTATAGCAGGGAATGCGAAGATTGAATCCATTTGGAGGGTTGTTGAGATTGCAATGCAATGTGTGCAACAGCATGGTGCATCAAGGCCAAGGATGCAAGAAGTCATTTTGGCTATACAAGATGCTACCAAGATTGAAatagaagcacaaaataagctaaaatcaacatcatcatcatcaacttcAGGAAAACCACAGTCTTCTAGGAAAACTTTACTCACAAGCTTTCTTGAAATTGAGAGTCCTGACTCCTCAAGTGGCTGCATCCCATCAGCAAGATAA
- the LOC112734803 gene encoding probable LRR receptor-like serine/threonine-protein kinase At1g67720 isoform X3 codes for MLSCFTSMDLFSLFLSIILLMLTPLSVSQLEEFVSIDCGGKSNYTDGSTGLSWISDSDKMHHGTPVEVEDAPNGGTMVQYRTRRDFPIDSKKQCYTLSTVERRRYLVRATFQYGMLKNGGTYPQFQLYLDATKWATISIYDAKRVYIEEMIIRAPTNSIDVCMCCATTGSPFISTLELRPLNLSMYATDYEDNYYLKVAARINFGAPSEASLRYPDDPYDRIWDSDLARRQNFLVGVAPGTERISTTRNIDIGTREYPPVRVMQTAVVGTKGVLSYRLNLEDFPANARAYAYFAEIEDLGKNEVRKFKLKQPYIPDYSNAVVNIAENVNGSYILYEPSYMNVSLDFVLSFNFVATPDSTRGPLLNAMEISKYVRIASKTDRQDSTVVNALRSASAESLQMNEGDPCVPTPWEWINCSATTPPRISKIVLSRRNLTGEIPPELNNMDALTELWLDGNSLTGTLPDMSNLINLKIVHLENNKLTGPLPSYLGSLPSLQALFIQNNSFSGEIPARLISGKFVFNYDGNIGLHRGSKKHFKLILGISIGVLAILLLLFIGVSAHKSTKPSTAYSLVRGNLTDEGTTCYIALSDLKEATDDFSKKIGKGSFGSVYYGRMKDGKEVAVKTMTDSSSHGNRQFVNEVALLSRIHHRNLVPLIGYCEEEYQHILVYEYMHNGTLRDHLHEPSKQKNLDWLSRLRIAEDAAKGLEYLHRGCNPSIIHRDVKTSNILLDINMRAKVSDFGLSRLAEEDLTHISSIARGTIGYLDPDRYYANQQLTEKSDVYSFGVVLLELISGRKPVSPEDYGDDMNIVHWARPLIRKGDVMRMIDPCIAGNAKIESIWRVVEIAMQCVQQHGASRPRMQEVILAIQDATKIEIEAQNKLKSTSSSSTSGKPQSSRKTLLTSFLEIESPDSSSGCIPSAR; via the exons ATGTTGTCTTGCTTTACCTCTATGGATTTATTTTCTCTCTTCCTGAGTATAATACTTCTTATGCTGACTCCACTTTCTGTTTCACAACTTGAAG AATTTGTTAGCATTGATTGTGGAGGGAAAAGTAACTACACTGATGGAAGCACAGGGTTGTCATGGATTTCAGACTCTGACAAGATGCACCATGGAACTCCAGTGGAAGTAGAAGATGCTCCAAATGGAGGAACCATGGTTCAGTATCGAACGCGCCGAGACTTTCCCATTGACAGCAAGAAACAATGTTACACACTAAGCACAGTTGAGAGAAGAAGGTATCTTGTTAGAGCAACATTTCAATATGGAATGCTGAAAAATGGAGGCACATACCCTCAGTTTCAGCTCTATTTGGATGCAACAAAATGGGCCACTATCTCTATATATGATGCTAAAAGAGTGTATATTGAAGAAATGATTATAAGGGCACCCACAAATTCCATTGATGTTTGCATGTGTTGTGCCACAACTggttctccttttatatctacTCTTGAGCTTAGACCCTTGAATCTTTCTATGTATGCCACTGATTATGAGGATAACTACTACTTGAAAGTAGCTGCAAGAATCAATTTTGGTGCTCCAAGTGAGGCATCTCTCAG GTACCCGGATGATCCATATGATAGAATTTGGGATTCTGATCTAGCTAGAAGGCAAAATTTTCTTGTAGGGGTGGCACCCGGAACAGAGAGAATTAGTACTACAAGGAACATAGATATAGGGACAAGAGAGTATCCGCCTGTTAGAGTTATGCAAACTGCAGTTGTTGGCACAAAAGGAGTACTTAGCTATAgattgaatttagaggatttccCTGCCAATGCTCGCGCATACGCGTATTTCGCAGAAATTGAAGATCTTGGTAAAAATGAGGTTCGAAAATTCAAGTTGAAGCAGCCTTATATACCTGACTATAGCAATGCAGTTGTTAACATTGCTGAGAATGTCAATGGTAGCTACATTCTTTATGAACCAAGTTACATGAATGTGAGTCTGGATTTTGTTCTGTCATTCAACTTTGTTGCAACCCCGGATTCTACTCGAGGACCTCTCCTTAATGCAATGGAAATAAGCAAATATGTACGGATTGCTTCAAAGACTGACAGGCAAGATT CAACTGTTGTAAATGCATTGCGATCGGCGTCTGCTGAAAGTTTGCAAATGAATGAAGGTGATCCTTGTGTTCCAACTCCCTGGGAGTGGATAAATTGCAGTGCCACTACACCTCCAAGAATTTCAAAAAT AGTTCTATCAAGAAGGAATTTGACAGGTGAAATCCCACCTGAACTGAATAACATGGATGCTTTGACAGAGTT GTGGTTAGATGGAAACTCACTTACAGGAACACTACCTGACATGAGCAATCTTATAAATCTAAAGATTGT CCATTTAGAAAACAACAAATTGACTGGTCCTCTACCATCTTACCTGGGTAGTTTGCCAAGTTTACAAGCACT GTTCATACAGAATAATTCCTTTAGTGGGGAAATACCAGCAAGATTAATATCTGGAAAATTTGTTTTCAA CTATGATGGAAATATTGGACTACATAGAGGGAGCAAGAAGCATTTCAAGTTGATACTTGGAATTTCAATTGGAGTACTAGCAATTCTATTACTATTGTTCATAG GTGTTTCTGCACACAAAAGCACTAAACCTTCAACTGCATATTCATTGGTTCGAGGAAATTTAACGGATGAAGGTACCACTTGCTATATAGCACTCTCAGATTTGAAAGAAGCTACTGATGATTTTTCGAAGAAAATTGGCAAAGGAAGCTTTGGATCTGTTTATTATGGGAGAATGAAAGATGGAAAAGAGGTTGCAGTTAAGACTATGACTGATTCATCCAGCCATGGGAACCGCCAATTTGTTAATGAG GTAGCCCTCTTATCAAGAATTCATCACAGGAACTTGGTTCCTCTGATTGGATACTGTGAAGAAGAATATCAGCATATTCTGGTTTATGAGTATATGCACAATGGCACTTTAAGGGATCACCTTCATG AACCTTCCAAGCAAAAGAACTTAGACTGGCTAAGTCGACTTCGAATTGCAGAAGATGCAGCCAAAG GTCTTGAATACTTGCACAGAGGATGCAATCCCAGCATCATTCACCGAGATGTAAAGACCAGCAATATTCTTTTAGACATCAATATGAGAGCAAAAGTGTCAGATTTTGGACTCTCTAGGCTAGCCGAAGAAGATTTAACTCACATATCAAGCATTGCAAGGGGAACCATAGGTTACCTCGATCCTGA CAGGTACTATGCAAATCAACAGTTGACAGAAAAGAGTGATGTGTATAGTTTTGGAGTTGTTCTTCTAGAACTGATATCTGGAAGAAAGCCTGTGTCACCAGAAGATTATGGTGATGATATGAATATTGTTCACTGG GCAAGACCTTTAATCCGAAAAGGCGATGTGATGAGGATGATTGACCCTTGTATAGCAGGGAATGCGAAGATTGAATCCATTTGGAGGGTTGTTGAGATTGCAATGCAATGTGTGCAACAGCATGGTGCATCAAGGCCAAGGATGCAAGAAGTCATTTTGGCTATACAAGATGCTACCAAGATTGAAatagaagcacaaaataagctaaaatcaacatcatcatcatcaacttcAGGAAAACCACAGTCTTCTAGGAAAACTTTACTCACAAGCTTTCTTGAAATTGAGAGTCCTGACTCCTCAAGTGGCTGCATCCCATCAGCAAGATAA